A single window of Bacteroidales bacterium DNA harbors:
- the rpsO gene encoding 30S ribosomal protein S15 produces MYLTTEKKKEIFKTYGKSEADTGSAEGQIAIFTTRINHLTQHLLTNKKDYSTQRALLKLVGKRRKLLDYLKEKDIVRYRAIIKALKIRK; encoded by the coding sequence ATGTACCTAACAACGGAGAAAAAGAAGGAAATCTTCAAGACCTATGGCAAATCCGAAGCTGATACAGGTTCAGCTGAAGGCCAGATTGCAATTTTTACTACCAGGATCAATCACCTGACCCAGCACTTGCTGACCAACAAAAAGGACTACAGCACACAAAGGGCCTTGCTCAAACTCGTTGGTAAGAGGAGGAAATTGCTCGATTATCTCAAGGAAAAGGATATTGTGAGATATCGTGCTATTATCAAAGCCCTGAAAATCAGAAAATAA
- the pnp gene encoding polyribonucleotide nucleotidyltransferase codes for MSKPKAIQETIDLGDGRSISIETGVLAKQADGAVMVRMGDTMMLATVVSAKEAREDVDFMPLSVDYKEKYAALGKFPGGFLRREARPSDYEILICRLVDRALRPLFPDDYHAETFVNVTLMSAEADTPPDALAGLAASAALAVSDIPFHGPIAEVRVARVNGQMVVNPTFTQLEDADIEIIVGATYDNILMVEGEMKEVSEAEMLEAIKFAHDAIKPMCKAQLSLSEKTGKVEKREYCHEVNDEELSKRVWKETYESALKIARSSNADKHARSEAFEKVKEEFLAKLFEEAGEEGEVNEMLVSKYYHDVEKEAVRRVILDDAVRLDGRKPDEIRPIWSEVDYLPSAHGSAVFTRGETQSITTVTLGTKMDAKLIDDVMKKGNDKFLLHYNFPAFSTGDARPNRGTSRREVGHGNLAHRALKGILPTADEMPYTLRIVSDILESNGSSSMATVCAGTLALMDAGVQIKKPVSGIAMGLITDKDSDKFAVLSDILGDEDHLGDMDFKVTGTRDGITATQMDIKVEGLSYEILFQALEQARNGRLHILDEIAKTMPAPNPDYKPHTPRIERIEIPKDMIGAVIGPGGKVIQEIQAETNSTITIEEIGNVGLIDVFAVDKASIDAAMNWIKGIVAVPEPGEIYKGKVKTITPYGAFVEIMPGKDGLLHISEIEHRRLEKVEEVLKEGDVIEVKLLAVDEKNGKLKLSRKALLPKPESKN; via the coding sequence ATGTCGAAACCGAAAGCAATTCAAGAGACTATCGACCTAGGTGATGGTCGGTCAATCAGTATAGAAACCGGCGTGCTGGCGAAGCAGGCCGACGGAGCCGTCATGGTTCGCATGGGCGATACCATGATGCTGGCCACCGTGGTCAGTGCCAAAGAAGCCAGGGAAGATGTGGATTTTATGCCACTCTCCGTCGATTATAAAGAGAAATATGCTGCCCTGGGAAAATTTCCCGGCGGATTCCTCAGACGAGAAGCAAGGCCTTCCGACTATGAAATCCTCATATGTAGGCTGGTGGACAGAGCACTCCGCCCTCTTTTCCCGGACGATTATCATGCCGAGACCTTTGTCAATGTGACCCTGATGTCAGCTGAGGCGGACACGCCTCCCGATGCCCTGGCCGGACTGGCGGCTTCTGCCGCACTGGCAGTATCGGACATTCCTTTCCATGGCCCCATTGCCGAAGTCAGGGTGGCCCGGGTAAATGGCCAGATGGTCGTAAACCCCACTTTTACACAGCTGGAAGATGCAGATATCGAGATTATCGTTGGCGCTACCTATGATAACATCCTGATGGTAGAGGGAGAAATGAAGGAGGTCAGTGAGGCCGAGATGCTTGAGGCCATCAAATTTGCACACGATGCCATCAAACCCATGTGTAAAGCTCAGCTTTCCCTGTCTGAGAAGACCGGGAAAGTGGAAAAAAGAGAATACTGTCACGAAGTCAACGACGAAGAACTAAGCAAACGGGTCTGGAAAGAGACTTATGAATCAGCACTGAAGATTGCCAGGTCGTCCAATGCCGACAAGCACGCCCGCAGTGAGGCCTTTGAAAAGGTCAAAGAGGAGTTCCTGGCAAAGCTTTTTGAAGAGGCAGGAGAAGAGGGCGAAGTGAATGAAATGCTGGTAAGTAAATACTACCACGATGTGGAGAAAGAAGCAGTTCGCCGGGTGATCCTGGATGATGCCGTCCGACTGGATGGAAGAAAGCCGGACGAGATCCGCCCCATCTGGAGTGAAGTGGACTACCTGCCTTCAGCCCATGGTTCAGCAGTATTCACCAGGGGAGAGACCCAGTCCATCACCACCGTTACCCTGGGAACCAAGATGGATGCCAAGTTGATAGATGATGTAATGAAGAAAGGCAATGACAAATTCCTGCTTCACTATAATTTCCCGGCCTTCTCCACCGGCGATGCACGCCCTAACAGGGGAACAAGCCGCAGGGAAGTCGGACACGGAAACCTGGCACACCGGGCGCTGAAAGGAATACTTCCTACGGCGGATGAAATGCCTTACACACTCCGGATTGTTTCCGATATTCTTGAATCGAACGGATCCTCATCCATGGCCACTGTCTGTGCCGGCACCCTGGCCCTGATGGATGCAGGAGTGCAGATTAAGAAACCAGTGTCCGGGATTGCCATGGGACTGATCACCGATAAAGATTCAGATAAATTTGCGGTTCTTTCCGATATACTTGGCGACGAGGACCACCTGGGCGACATGGACTTCAAAGTAACCGGTACACGCGACGGGATCACCGCCACACAAATGGATATCAAGGTGGAAGGCCTTTCATATGAGATCCTCTTCCAGGCGCTGGAACAGGCCAGAAATGGCAGATTGCATATACTTGACGAGATAGCCAAGACCATGCCTGCTCCAAATCCGGATTACAAACCACACACTCCGAGAATTGAGCGGATCGAGATTCCAAAGGATATGATCGGCGCTGTAATCGGACCAGGCGGCAAGGTGATTCAGGAGATCCAGGCAGAAACCAACAGTACGATTACCATCGAAGAGATCGGCAATGTGGGTCTGATTGATGTATTTGCTGTTGATAAGGCATCGATTGACGCAGCCATGAACTGGATCAAAGGAATCGTTGCTGTACCGGAGCCGGGAGAGATATATAAAGGGAAAGTGAAAACCATCACCCCATATGGGGCCTTTGTGGAAATCATGCCCGGGAAAGACGGACTGCTTCATATCTCCGAAATTGAGCACAGAAGGCTTGAAAAAGTAGAAGAGGTACTCAAAGAAGGTGATGTTATTGAAGTGAAACTTCTGGCAGTGGATGAAAAAAATGGAAAATTGAAACTTTCCAGGAAAGCACTTCTCCCAAAGCCGGAAAGTAAGAATTGA